The nucleotide window GACTGTTATGCCGATAATAACTGGTGACAGATCCATATGTCTTGATAAATAGATTGATAGAAACGGCAGAGTCATGAATGCGGAGCCCCTCGACAACGCTGTGCCAATTAATAAAACCCATACAATCGGGTGGAACTGTCCAACATAGTTTTTAATTTTCATCATATGTAATGCCTCGCAATTTATAAGCTTCTTTATCAAGTTAACCAATTTGTGCAAAAGTTGTAAAGAATTTTCTTATCGAAAAAAGAACGATGACAAATGAAGAGAAAGATTTATTTGGCCGGGCACTAATATAAAGGGAAACCAGTGTAATTTAACATTGGTTTCCCTTATCTCATAACTTTAAGCGATTATTAAAATGAACAAGTAGGTCAAGGTCAGCAACCATTCTGCGACACGTATTATAATTCCTTTCACGGCTTTTTTCGACCCTCATTCTTACTGAATGAGATCTGCAATACTCCTCATAACCTACACCGTGAGCGCTATACATCGCTTTTTCCATTTCGCTCGTATAACTTAATTGTAAATGATTGATAAAAAATCATTCCTTTCAGTTTTTTTCGTTTGGCGAATTGTTCTTTTACGTAGGTTTCATCTTATCATTGCATTCAAGGTCACACAAAGTCGAAAATACGGTGAATTATGCTATATAACGGATTGTCATCCAAACTCGGGAAGATAACTCCAATGTTCTTATTTTTTTAGCCATATCCTTCCATATGCTACAGAACCTTTCCTTTACTGCGCTATATCATTTTGAAAATGGAATGTGGATGAAATTTAACAAAGTGGTTGAAAAGCGGTAAAATATTGTAGTGAAAGAATATGGAGAGGAAGATGAATTAGTGATGGAAAAATTAATGTTTATTGAAACTGGGATGGGGATTGATGTACATGGCCAAAATATTACAAAAGCAGCAGTTCGCGCTGTAAAAAATGCCATTCACTATAATTCCATGCCCGGCATTCGTTCTGTGCTCCCTGAAAACAGTCTAGATCATATGAAAGTGAATGTGAAACTTGCCATTCCATGTGAGAAAGAAAACCTTGATATCGATGCTGTAAAAGAGGCTCTGCCATATGGTAGCGTTACAGTGGAAGTCATGGATGGAGGAATGATGACAACTAGCGGGATTGCTCTCGAGGATAAGGGAGATAAAAATGATATGATGTACATAGTCGTCGCATCGGTTGAAGTTGGCTATTAGTTTAAAAAATGGTACGAGAGAATCAAAGCCTGGCCCCCACTGGGTAACACTAGCACATGGGGGTTCAGGCAGATGATTCCATTTACCGTTGCTAAGAATATTTTTTATTTTGCTTGAGAAATTTGGTTAACGATTTGAGTTAATCCCTCTTTTATTGGCGTTATTGGACGACCGAGAAGCTTTTCAAAATCATTGCTTTCAACTTCTAGTGAACCATTGCGGATACTCTCTTGAATTCCTACAACAATCGGAATAACAAAATCCGGTAAACCTAGTCCTTTCATCATTTCGGCATACGTCTCGTCGTTGACTTGTTGTACAGGTATTTCTTTACCCAATATGGCACCAAGAGCAGCTACTAATTCTTCTTGCGTTAAAAGTGGACCGGAAAGTTCATATACTGTATTATCATGCCCACTTCCTAAAAGCACCTCTGCTGCCGCATCTGCGTAATCTTGTTGTAGTGCCCACCCCACTTTACCTGTTCCAGCTGAAGTTACCCACGGAGCACCTGCTAACGCACCCTGAATACCCCCCATTTCGTTTTCCAGATACCAATTGTTACGCAAGAAGGAATATGGAATTCCTGTTTTAATGATCGCTGCTTCTGTCGCTACATGAGGAGGTGCCATTAAATTTGTACTATCTGTTGCATTTGCTAAACTTGTATAAGCAATAAATTTAACTCCCTTCCTTTGAGCCGCTGCGACTGCATTTGTATGCTGACGAATTCTTGTTTCATTGTCACCATCTGCAGAAATAATCAATAAACGATCAATGCCTTCAAAAGCAGCATCCAATGTTTCCGGAAGGTCAAAATCTCCTTGGCGAACATCTACCCCGAGTGATCGTAATCCTTCTGCCCTCTCGGGATTACGTACACTGACAGCTAATTGATTCGCCGGTATAGTTTTTAATATGTTCTCCACTACTTTTGTTCCCAATTTCCCTGTTGCACCTGTTACTAAAAATTTCATGGATGATTCCCCCCATTTTATTGTAAATGAATTAAACTTGTAATCAATTTAATTACCTGTAATCATTCTAATAACAAGTTATTCTTTTGTCAACCGAAACACACTTTATATATTTTGTTCGACAGTTTGGTATAATACACTTGTAATCAAATTAATTACATTTTATATAAATTATTGTGATATAAAAATTTTAGGAAGGTGAGCAATGATGTCGATTAGCAGCAGGTTTGCAGTTGGGGTTCATATATTAACACTTCTTGAAGTGAATAATGGTGGGGTAAACTCATCAGAGTTTATTGCGGGAAGTGTAAATACCAATCCAGCTGTGATTAGAAAAATAATGGGGATGCTAAAAAATGCAGGTTTAGTTAATGTACGAGCTGGTATAGCAGGTGCTGAACTAGCAAAGGATTTAACCGAAATAACATTGTATGATGTTTATAAGGCGGTAGATGTCGTTCAAGATAAAGAGTTGTTTAGTATTCACGAGAAACCGAATCCAGAATGCCCTGTTGGAAGAAATATTCAAAATACGATTGAGCCACTGTTCTCTACTGCCCAATTGGCATTGGAGAAAGCTCTCGGAAATGTAACCATTGGGGATGTAGTAAGGGATATTACAGAAAGAGAAAAATTGAATAATAAAATAAAAAGTAATTAGCAACATAATACACTGTTGAATATTGATTCATAGTATATTATTGTATTCTTGGAAACCACAATAACCAAAGATGAAGTGGAGGTAATGAAATGAAGAAAGTGATCATTTATTCTCAGGAGACATGTCCTCCTTGCCATGCGGAAAAACTTTGGCTAAAAGAAAATGGGATTAAGTTTGAAGAAAGAGACATACGTAAGGACGATCAATATCTGCAAGAACTTATTCAACTTGGTGCTGCCGCTACACCCGCAACCATTATCAAAAACGATACGAGTGAAGACGTTATTCTAGGATTTGATCAAGCAAAATTGGCCAAGATCTTAGGGGTATAAGGTTATATTAAAATGTGGGATTTGCGGTAAATTATATATATATTCTAAATTACCTTTCTAAAAAGGAGTATATTTCATGGGCTTTATTTTTTACTTTATTCTTATCATGCTTGTACCACTTATAGTCCAAGTATACTTAAGAAATACCTATTCCAAATATTTAAAAGTGGCCACCTCCTCTGGTTTTTCCGGAGCCATGGCAGCTCGGCGAATTTTAGATGCAAATGGGTTATACGATGTTACGGTTGAACAGGTGTCAGGCCATTTATCGGATCACTATGATCCAAGAACTAGAAGTGTTCGGCTGTCCACGGCTAATTATCATGGTACTTCCATTGCTTCGATTTCCGTGGCGGTTCACGAGGTTGGTCATTGTCTTCAGCAAAAGGAGGGCTATGTTCCGTTACGCATCCGACATGCACTAGTACCTGTGGCAAATATAGGGTCAAACATTTCATTTATCTTAATATTAATTGGACTACTCCTATCATCCGCAAACCTTTTATTACTAGGAATAGCTGCCATGGCAGCTGCAGTCTTATTTCAGGTTATTACACTTCCAGTTGAATTCAATGCGAGTTCCAGGGCACTAAATATGATGATTGGTTCAGGTCTAATTAGGAATGATGAAGAGGGTAAGGCGAGGAAAGTTCTTAATGCTGCTGCGTTAACCTATGTGGCTGCAACGGTAGTTGCTATAGCAGAGCTCCTTCGTTTTGTTCTCATGTTTACGGGAATGCGTAATAATGAGGATTAATAAGGAAATATTGTTTATTAAAAGTTTCAGTAAGGTCACTAAAAAAGTGTCTGGTACTCCCATTTTCATCTGGGTGCCGGCACTTTTTTATTTTTCAATAAAGCAGGGCTGAACTGATTCTATAGTCTCATTTTCACCTATTTTAAGCCCACTTTACGTAATCTCATAAACGGGTTCCTACGTAAACGCATACATTACTATGGAACAACCAGTGACAGGGGGTGAATTTGATGAGTCATGGGCAATCTTCCTGTGGTGTATTTGGCATTTTTCTTGGTTTTATAACAGGTGCGATTTGGCTGCTACTAGCGGTATTGGGATTTACTAGCGACTTCTTTGTTCTACTTGGCCTTGGAACCCTAGGAAATATTTTAACCATTCTTATTGCGTTAATCGGCTTCCTAGCTTTTATAATCTTTGGATTACTTGTATTTAAAAAAGCTTGGCATCAGCGTCGTTAATAAGTGGTAAAATGTTGAAAAATGCTGCACCTATTTTTTAGGGTGCAGCATTTTTTCATACTTGAACTAACGTATATAGGCATATTACTTATATATTTATATTAATTTGGTTACAATTCTAATAGAAATGGAGGATAGTGGATGTGGCGCTTTTTTTCAATCCTAGTAATACTATTTATATTATATGTTTCTGGACCAATTATTAAACAGAAATTCGCTAGTGCTGATTATGTAAAGGAAATGAATCAAGTTGAATCCAAACTAAATGATGTTATAAACAATCCTGGATTACAAGCAACCATCGATTCTCTATCTGATGGGATGGAACAATTAATAGAGCAGCTTGGTCTTTTTTTAGATAAACAACAAAAAGAGGAACCTCAAGATCAAAAAAAAATAACGGTACACCCACCGGTTAATCAAGTTTTTTCCGTCCATAATATAGAACTTGGTGCCACTAAGGAAGGTATTGAACACATTGTAGGCCAATCAAACCGAGAAACACTTAATGAATACGGAGCAAAGTGGTATGCCTATCACACCAATTATCAAAACTTTTTTATGATTATGTACGACGATAAAAAACGGGTAGCAGGACTATACACGAATCAAGATTTAATTTCCTCTAACAATGGAATTAAGTTAGGTAGTTCGAAAGAAACGGTGCGAGCTGCGCTTGGAGAACCATTAACTGGGATTCAAAAGGGGCTGACTGTTTTTCAATTACAAGAAAATGCTGACTATGAGGTCTATCTGCTAGATGAAGGTTATGTTACCATTTTCTACGACAAACACGAAAACAATACAGTGACAGCCATGCAATTAATCAACAAAGAAATGGAACAAAAGAAACATGAACTGTACACTAGTGCAAGTCCGGCATTAAAAGAAGGATTTGAATTGCAACTATTCGATTTGACGAATGCATCTCGTGTTGAGCACCAGCTTCCCATTCTGTCATGGGATGACCATGTAAGAGAAACAGCTCGGAAGCATAGTACCGATATGGCGGTCAATCACTACTTTGATCACACAAATCTTAAAGGGCAGTCGCCTTTCGATAGAATGAAAGAGGATCATATCATCTTTTATTTAGCCGGGGAAAACCTTGCATATGGGCAGTTTAGCAGTATTTTTGCCCACGAAGGGTTAATGAATTCTCTTGGACATAGAGAAAATATTTTGCGAAAAGGATATAAATATTTAGGTGTGGGCGTTGCCTTTAATGATCAATCACAGCCATATTATACGGAGAACTTTTATGCTAAATAAGAAAAGCGCTGGAGCTAGACAATTCTCAAAGTCGAATTTTATGCTTTCTTATCCTTTAAAAAAAGAATCGGTGCCTGGTCCCAGCTAGTCACACGCATTAGCTCACTGGGTTCCGGCACCCGATACCTATTTTCCTTTACTTATTAGAGGTTGACAACTCAAATTGTGATTTCAGATAATAATATACCCCGTCTTCATCGCAAGTGAAATCAGTCACGTCATTCGCAATTTCTTTTATGCGATCAGGTGCATTTTTCATCGCGACTGCATAATTGACAAGTTTCAGCATGGGCAAATCATTATCACTATCGCCAATAGCCAGCGTTTCATGCACTGACAACCCAAAGTGTTTTAACATCTGTTGAACTCCGGTTGCTTTGTTCACGTTTGCAACCATCACCTCAACATTGTGTTCAGAAGAAACCGACATGGTAAAATCTACTTCTTTCTTCAATTGTTCTAGCACTTTTTTCCAGGTCTGGATATGTTCTATTGTTCTGGCAAAAAAGTAAAATTTGGAGAATTCATTTCCTTCTAAATGATCCTTCCAAGCAATTTCTTCTTTTAGTGCCTGTTTACGTGATAGCCACTCATTCAAACCGACACTGTCCGGTTTAGGGTCTCTTATTTCATCCTCAACATAGACTTGGTCTTGCTTTAGCGTGACTCGAGGAGTTCCATATGGAAAAAGTTCATAGTACACCATATGTTCTCTCGCTTTTTTTATAATAGTTTCAACCAAATTAAGCGGGAGTGTATGTTTAAATATGATTTCGCCATCAACATATCCCGCCATACCATTTGACGTAACGACCCCATCAACTTGAAATCCAGGCGGCACCATTGGTTCTATTTCATCAAATGCTCTTCCTGTTGCTATAAAAACATAATATCCTTGTATCCGTAATGCATCTATTATTTCCTTTGTATGTATACTTACCACATTTTGGTGGTTTAGTATCGTCCCATCCATATCTAAAAATATTGCTCTAGGTTTAAATTCCAAGCTTATTCCCTCCTGCCATCACCACTTTACCTTATTAGACCAGGAGGATCAAGCTGATTGCAGTAGAATTATGTTTTTTGATTCGCATGATGTCGGTCCACTTGATAGATAAAGGCAAACACTTCTGCAACAGCATTATACAATTCTTCCG belongs to Neobacillus sp. OS1-2 and includes:
- a CDS encoding Lin0512 family protein translates to MEKLMFIETGMGIDVHGQNITKAAVRAVKNAIHYNSMPGIRSVLPENSLDHMKVNVKLAIPCEKENLDIDAVKEALPYGSVTVEVMDGGMMTTSGIALEDKGDKNDMMYIVVASVEVGY
- a CDS encoding SDR family oxidoreductase; the protein is MKFLVTGATGKLGTKVVENILKTIPANQLAVSVRNPERAEGLRSLGVDVRQGDFDLPETLDAAFEGIDRLLIISADGDNETRIRQHTNAVAAAQRKGVKFIAYTSLANATDSTNLMAPPHVATEAAIIKTGIPYSFLRNNWYLENEMGGIQGALAGAPWVTSAGTGKVGWALQQDYADAAAEVLLGSGHDNTVYELSGPLLTQEELVAALGAILGKEIPVQQVNDETYAEMMKGLGLPDFVIPIVVGIQESIRNGSLEVESNDFEKLLGRPITPIKEGLTQIVNQISQAK
- a CDS encoding Rrf2 family transcriptional regulator; protein product: MSISSRFAVGVHILTLLEVNNGGVNSSEFIAGSVNTNPAVIRKIMGMLKNAGLVNVRAGIAGAELAKDLTEITLYDVYKAVDVVQDKELFSIHEKPNPECPVGRNIQNTIEPLFSTAQLALEKALGNVTIGDVVRDITEREKLNNKIKSN
- a CDS encoding glutaredoxin family protein, coding for MKKVIIYSQETCPPCHAEKLWLKENGIKFEERDIRKDDQYLQELIQLGAAATPATIIKNDTSEDVILGFDQAKLAKILGV
- a CDS encoding zinc metallopeptidase — encoded protein: MGFIFYFILIMLVPLIVQVYLRNTYSKYLKVATSSGFSGAMAARRILDANGLYDVTVEQVSGHLSDHYDPRTRSVRLSTANYHGTSIASISVAVHEVGHCLQQKEGYVPLRIRHALVPVANIGSNISFILILIGLLLSSANLLLLGIAAMAAAVLFQVITLPVEFNASSRALNMMIGSGLIRNDEEGKARKVLNAAALTYVAATVVAIAELLRFVLMFTGMRNNED
- a CDS encoding ABC transporter, which encodes MSHGQSSCGVFGIFLGFITGAIWLLLAVLGFTSDFFVLLGLGTLGNILTILIALIGFLAFIIFGLLVFKKAWHQRR
- a CDS encoding CAP domain-containing protein; this encodes MWRFFSILVILFILYVSGPIIKQKFASADYVKEMNQVESKLNDVINNPGLQATIDSLSDGMEQLIEQLGLFLDKQQKEEPQDQKKITVHPPVNQVFSVHNIELGATKEGIEHIVGQSNRETLNEYGAKWYAYHTNYQNFFMIMYDDKKRVAGLYTNQDLISSNNGIKLGSSKETVRAALGEPLTGIQKGLTVFQLQENADYEVYLLDEGYVTIFYDKHENNTVTAMQLINKEMEQKKHELYTSASPALKEGFELQLFDLTNASRVEHQLPILSWDDHVRETARKHSTDMAVNHYFDHTNLKGQSPFDRMKEDHIIFYLAGENLAYGQFSSIFAHEGLMNSLGHRENILRKGYKYLGVGVAFNDQSQPYYTENFYAK
- a CDS encoding HAD family hydrolase: MEFKPRAIFLDMDGTILNHQNVVSIHTKEIIDALRIQGYYVFIATGRAFDEIEPMVPPGFQVDGVVTSNGMAGYVDGEIIFKHTLPLNLVETIIKKAREHMVYYELFPYGTPRVTLKQDQVYVEDEIRDPKPDSVGLNEWLSRKQALKEEIAWKDHLEGNEFSKFYFFARTIEHIQTWKKVLEQLKKEVDFTMSVSSEHNVEVMVANVNKATGVQQMLKHFGLSVHETLAIGDSDNDLPMLKLVNYAVAMKNAPDRIKEIANDVTDFTCDEDGVYYYLKSQFELSTSNK